Proteins from one Leishmania infantum JPCM5 genome chromosome 21 genomic window:
- a CDS encoding putative small GTPase: MDARMRELSFKVVLLGEGRVGKTSLISRYVHNAFDEKEASTVQASMYSSKAVPINDASSAPGAIREVDLALWDTAGQERFHALAPMYYRNADGAIIVYDVTDADTLRKVRTWAKELYAVVGEGNIKLVLCGNKADTPLTEREVSEGEGAAMAAELGASHFFASAKTGQNVAEVFSAMATQVVRSREVTGMGGGVAAGGSSGSSGGGAYAGIRGRTPSRSRARRGLMVVTEDGEAVTPGRSSPSEGRVYGGITPPRAHRYGSSGTNQPITLSADDSPDAAAAAKSSGCC; encoded by the coding sequence ATGGATGCGAGAATGAGGGAGCTCAGTTTCAAGGTTGTGCTTCTCGGCGAGGGCCGTGTTGGCAAGACGTCGCTGATTTCGCGCTACGTGCACAACGCGTTTGATGAAAAAGAGGCAAGCACGGTGCAGGCGAGCATGTACAGCTCCAAGGCGGTTCCCATCAATGACGCTAGTAGCGCCCCCGGCGCCATCCGAGAAGTGGACTTGGCGCTGTGGGACACGGCGGGGCAGGAGCGCTTCCACGCACTCGCGCCAATGTACTACCGTAACGCGGATGGGGCCATCATCGTGTACGACGTCACCGACGCTGACACGCTACGCAAGGTACGCACGTGGGCCAAGGAGCTCTACGCCGTtgtgggggagggcaacATAAAACTCGTTTTGTGCGGAAACAAGGCGGACACCCCTTTGACAGAGCGGGAGGtgagcgagggcgagggggcggCTATGGCGGCAGAGCTGGGCGCCTCGCATTTCTTCGCAAGCGCGAAGACAGGGCAAAACGTAGCGGAAGTGTTCAGTGCAATGGCGACACAGGTTGTGCGTAGTCGAGAGGTCACCGGCATGGGCggtggtgttgctgctggtggcagcagcggcagcagtggcggggGTGCCTACGCCGGTATCAGGGGTCGCACACCGTCGCGCTCGCGTGCACGGCGCGGGCTGATGGTGGTGACGGAAGACGGGGAGGCGGTGACTCCAGGCCGCAGCTCTCCGAGCGAAGGTCGCGTGTACGGCGGCATCACCCCACCCCGGGCCCACCGCTACGGAAGCAGTGGCACCAACCAGCCCATCACACTTAGCGCCGATGACTCCCctgacgcagcggcggcggccaagaGCAGCGGTTGTTGCTGA
- a CDS encoding putative methionyl-tRNA synthetase, whose amino-acid sequence MLKFFTEKANHQALKAVLCAMFVQKPLEVTLGSTYSTPYLQLPKSRALLYSCNEAARLLWNTHAAPSPADNSLEGEAEWLEWESTVLTPALTPLYTQRRITGEAEVALKKLDSTIEEHQGTVAVKGAPSSTSFLVDSVLFASLLPALCEGGLLPAAQAARVPHLVKWFQVFQAEHAELIASAFDVLSVQECSDFLRVPQTYEVSPKKQKVFFATTPIYYVNASPHIGHVYSTLIVDVLGRYHRVKGEEVFVMTGTDEHGQKVAEAAAKQGVSPMDFTTSVSSEFKQCFKEMNYDMNYFIRTTNPTHEKLVQDIWKKLEAKGDIYLGKYEGWYSVSDESFLTAQNVADGVDKDGKPCKVSLESGHVVTWVEEENYMFRLSAFRERLLKYFHDHPNCIVPEFRRREVIKTVEKGLFDLSISRKRESVMNWSIPVPGDERHCIYVWLDALFNYYTGALTRVAADGTETLDEDHHTLNRWPADVHVVGKDILKFHAIYWPAFLMSAELPLPERLVSHGWWTKDRRKISKSLGNAFDPVEKAKEFGIDALKYFLMRESNFQDDGDYSDKNMVARLNGELADTLGNLVSRCVAPKINVNGMWPEPAEYSESDKTLIASLNNLAGTVDHYYCLPDIQHALIAIFDVLRSLNAYVTENAPWKLVKTDTARLGTVLYVTMEGLRICTMFLQPVMPQKAKEIMDALGVPEAARVDMENYLFGIVKPRTKIAGLAEGQVIFQKVTLPTEEGERIPEGQ is encoded by the coding sequence ATGCTCAAGTTTTTTACAGAGAAGGCGAATCATCAGGCCCTCAAGGCCGTGCTTTGCGCCATGTTTGTGCAGAAGCCCCTCGAGGTGACGCTGGGCAGCACCTACAGCACGCCGTATCTTCAGCTGCCCAAGTCCAGGGCGCTTCTGTACAGCTGCAATGAGGCGGCACGTCTTCTCTGGAAcacgcacgctgcgccgtcgcccgccGACAACTCGCTCGAAGGAGAGGCGGAATGGCTCGAGTGGGAGTCGACGGTGCTGACGCCAGCCTTGACCCCCCTCTACACGCAGCGACGCATCACGGGCGAGGCTGAGGTTGCCCTGAAGAAGCTCGACTCCACCATCGAGGAGCACCAGGGCACCGTGGCGGTGAAGGGGGCGCCGTCGTCCACGTCTTTCTTAGTCGACAGTGTCCTCTTCGCGTCCCTCCTGCCGGCTCTGTGCGAGGGTGGGCTGCTccccgccgcgcaggcggcgaggGTGCCGCATTTGGTGAAGTGGTTCCAGGTTTTCCAGGCGGAGCACGCGGAGCTGATTGCCTCTGCGTTTGACGTGCTGTCGGTGCAAGAGTGCAGCGACTTCTTGCGGGTGCCGCAGACGTACGAGGTGAGCCCCAAGAAGCAGAAAGTCTTCTTCGCCACGACGCCGATCTACTACGTGAACGCGTCGCCACACATCGGCCACGTCTACAGCACGCTCATCGTCGACGTTCTCGGCCGCTATCACCGAgtgaagggagaggaggtgtTTGTGATGACGGGCACGGACGAGCACGGCCAGAAGGtggccgaggcagcggcgaagcaggGGGTATCGCCGATGGACTTCACAACGAGCGTGTCGAGCGAGTTTAAGCAGTGTTTCAAGGAGATGAATTATGACATGAACTACTTCATCCGCACGACGAACCCGACGCATGAGAAGCTGGTGCAGGACATCTGGAAGAAGCTGGAGGCGAAGGGCGACATCTACCTCGGCAAGTACGAGGGCTGGTACTCGGTGAGCGACGAGTCATTCCTGACGGCGCAGAACGTGGCGGACGGTGTAGACAAGGATGGAAAGCCGTGCAAGGTTAGCCTGGAGAGCGGCCACGTCGTGACgtgggtggaggaggagaactACATGTTCCGTCTTAGCGCGTTCCGCGAGCGTCTCCTCAAGTACTTCCATGACCATCCCAACTGCATCGTCCCGGAgttccgccgccgcgaggtGATCAAGACAGTCGAGAAGGGTCTCTTCGACTTGTCCATCTCCCGCAAGCGCGAGTCCGTCATGAACTGGTCCATCCCGGTCCCCGGTGATGAGCGCCACTGCATCTACGTGTGGCTGGATGCCCTCTTCAACTACTACACCGGCGCCCTGACCCGTGTCGCAGCCGACGGCACCGAGACACTGGACGAGGACCACCACACACTGAACCGGTGGCCGGCCGACGTGCACGTGGTCGGCAAGGACATCCTCAAGTTTCATGCCATTTACTGGCCAGCCTTCCTGATGTCCGCGgaactgccgctgccggagcgGCTGGTGTCGCATGGCTGGTGGACAAAAGATCGCAGGAAGATCAGCAAGTCGCTCGGCAACGCCTTCGACCCGGTGGAAAAGGCGAAAGAGTTCGGCATCGACGCGCTCAAATACTTCCTGATGCGCGAGTCGAACTTCCAGGATGATGGCGATTACAGTGACAAGAACATGGTGGCCCGCCTGAATGGCGAACTCGCCGACACGCTCGGCAACTTGGTGTCGCGCTGTGTGGCGCCGAAGATCAATGTGAACGGTATGTGGCCGGAACCCGCAGAGTACAGCGAGAGCGACAAGACGCTGATCGCCTCGCTCAACAACCTGGCTGGCACGGTGGACCACTATTACTGCCTGCCTGACATTCAGCACGCGTTGATTGCCATCTTTGACGTGCTCCGCAGCCTCAACGCCTATGTGACTGAGAACGCACCGTGGAAGCTGGTGAAAACGGACACGGCGCGTCTCGGCACAGTGCTGTATGTAACGATGGAGGGTCTGCGCATCTGCACCATGTTCCTGCAGCCGGTGATGCCgcagaaggcgaaggagatTATGGACGCGCTCGGGgtgccggaggcggcgcgcgtggaCATGGAAAACTACCTATTCGGCATTGTAAAGCCGAGAACGAAGATTGCTGGCTTGGCGGAGGGCCAGGTCATCTTCCAGAAGGTGACACTCCCCActgaggagggggagcgcaTTCCCGAAGGACAGTAA